The proteins below are encoded in one region of Tolumonas auensis DSM 9187:
- a CDS encoding RnfH family protein, protein MPDQIQIEVVYALPMRQTTLTLKINTGSSVEDAIRESGILARHPEIDLAVNKVGLFGRAVALSTRLERPTRIEIYRPLLADPKEIRRQRAEKAKLQSLK, encoded by the coding sequence GTGCCTGATCAAATTCAGATTGAGGTGGTATATGCCTTACCGATGCGTCAGACAACATTGACTCTGAAAATAAATACCGGGAGCAGTGTTGAAGACGCTATCCGGGAATCAGGAATTCTTGCGAGACATCCGGAAATTGATTTGGCAGTTAATAAAGTGGGGCTATTTGGCCGGGCAGTGGCATTGAGCACCCGTCTTGAGCGGCCAACCCGCATTGAGATATACCGTCCGCTACTTGCTGATCCAAAAGAAATCCGCAGACAGCGTGCTGAGAAAGCAAAGCTGCAATCGCTGAAATAA
- a CDS encoding nucleotidyltransferase domain-containing protein, with translation MQLTNYHFLQQIADLPFVEAIYLFGSRARGDHRERSDIDLAILCPNASERNWQTIVNIVDDADTLLPIDCIRLDHEQLSSPLRIQIEKDKRLLYERPIKN, from the coding sequence ATGCAGTTAACGAATTATCACTTTCTACAGCAAATAGCGGATCTGCCATTTGTAGAAGCTATTTACCTGTTTGGTTCTCGAGCAAGAGGGGATCATCGTGAGCGTTCGGATATCGATCTCGCTATTTTGTGTCCTAATGCTAGCGAGAGAAATTGGCAGACAATAGTAAATATTGTTGATGATGCAGATACCTTGTTGCCAATAGATTGCATCCGTTTAGATCACGAACAGCTAAGCAGCCCGTTACGGATTCAGATAGAAAAGGATAAGAGGCTGCTATATGAACGCCCAATTAAAAATTGA
- the recN gene encoding DNA repair protein RecN, whose protein sequence is MLTQLTIHNFAIVRFLELDLRDGMTCVTGETGAGKSIAIDALGLCLGERADAGMLRHGADKADVIARFNIEKNLNAQQWLRANELDTQDECILRRVITNEGRSRAYINGTPVPLAQLKQLGNTLINIHGQHAHQLLLKSEYQLTVLDAYANHQGLLDSTRQHYQSWRSLHAERQRLRQAQEQRQSRLQLLEYQVQELDEFALRPGEFAEIEVEHTRLANSESLLHDSQFCLQLLHDGDDITIGTLMQNVLDKLEQLGEMDPLLKNVAQMLQDAKIQIEESHYELRSYLDNLDIDPTRFIEVENRLSKTMELARKHHVKPEELAEKHRQLRQELQELGAADERLQELATALQQARDEYLDAAQKLSASRKRYAAELSQQITEQISQLNMPDGRLEIVFHPQETPTPTALGLDIPEFQVSTNPGQPLQGLAKVASGGELSRISLAIQVITAQRVATPTLIFDEVDVGISGGTASIVGKMLRKLGESTQVLVVTHLPQVAGHGHQQYLVAKQNDGQQTETSMQLLDKEMRLHELARLLGGNQITSNTLANARELLISG, encoded by the coding sequence ATGCTGACACAACTCACCATTCATAACTTTGCGATTGTCCGATTTCTGGAACTGGATCTGCGTGATGGCATGACCTGCGTCACCGGAGAGACTGGTGCGGGAAAATCAATAGCCATTGATGCGTTAGGTCTTTGTCTTGGTGAACGGGCAGATGCCGGTATGCTGCGCCATGGCGCAGATAAAGCTGATGTCATCGCCCGCTTTAATATCGAAAAAAATCTGAACGCACAGCAATGGTTGCGCGCTAATGAACTCGACACACAGGATGAATGCATTCTGCGGCGGGTTATCACAAATGAAGGGCGTTCCCGGGCTTATATCAACGGCACTCCGGTTCCTCTGGCACAGCTGAAACAACTGGGCAATACGCTGATCAATATTCATGGTCAGCATGCACATCAGTTATTACTGAAATCTGAATATCAGCTGACCGTGCTGGACGCTTATGCTAACCATCAGGGATTACTGGACTCAACCCGTCAGCATTATCAAAGCTGGCGTAGTTTGCATGCGGAACGCCAACGTTTGCGTCAGGCTCAGGAACAACGTCAGTCACGCTTACAACTTCTGGAATATCAGGTTCAGGAGCTGGATGAATTTGCACTGCGTCCCGGTGAATTTGCAGAAATTGAAGTTGAACACACCCGGTTAGCAAACAGCGAATCGCTGCTTCATGACAGTCAGTTTTGTCTGCAATTACTGCATGATGGCGACGACATTACGATTGGTACATTGATGCAAAATGTTCTGGATAAACTGGAGCAGTTGGGGGAGATGGATCCGCTGCTGAAAAATGTCGCTCAGATGCTGCAGGATGCAAAAATCCAGATTGAAGAAAGTCATTATGAGTTGCGCAGTTATCTTGATAATCTCGATATTGACCCTACCCGCTTCATTGAAGTCGAAAATCGTCTTTCAAAGACAATGGAGTTAGCCCGTAAGCATCATGTCAAACCTGAAGAACTGGCAGAAAAACATCGGCAATTACGTCAGGAACTTCAGGAGTTAGGTGCGGCAGATGAACGTTTACAGGAGTTAGCTACCGCACTACAACAGGCCCGGGATGAATATCTTGATGCGGCACAAAAGTTATCCGCCAGCCGGAAACGTTATGCGGCAGAACTCAGCCAACAAATCACAGAACAGATTAGTCAGCTGAATATGCCGGATGGACGATTAGAGATCGTATTTCATCCGCAAGAAACGCCGACACCGACTGCATTAGGGCTTGATATCCCTGAGTTTCAGGTATCAACCAATCCGGGACAACCTTTGCAGGGGCTGGCAAAAGTAGCATCCGGGGGGGAATTATCCCGGATCAGTCTGGCGATACAGGTGATTACGGCACAACGCGTAGCAACACCAACCCTGATTTTTGATGAGGTGGATGTGGGGATCAGTGGCGGAACTGCATCTATTGTAGGGAAAATGCTACGTAAACTTGGTGAATCGACACAAGTTCTGGTCGTAACGCATTTGCCTCAGGTGGCTGGGCATGGACACCAGCAATATCTGGTTGCTAAACAAAATGATGGTCAGCAGACAGAAACATCAATGCAATTGCTGGATAAGGAAATGCGGCTACATGAATTAGCCCGCTTACTGGGAGGCAACCAGATCACATCTAATACACTGGCTAATGCCCGTGAGTTGCTGATCAGTGGCTAA
- a CDS encoding SRPBCC family protein: MARVNRSALVMFSAEQMFRLVNDVEAYPYFLPGCVTGKVLEQSDGQMVAAVSVSKAGIHKTFTTRNTLTPYNSINMELVDGPFRMLRGIWRFVSLDEHACKIELDLEFEFMSPLIELAFGKIFRELTGAMVQAFTQRAKEVYGA, translated from the coding sequence ATGGCGCGAGTTAACCGCAGTGCGCTGGTGATGTTCAGTGCAGAACAAATGTTCAGATTAGTCAATGATGTAGAAGCCTATCCATATTTCCTGCCGGGCTGTGTAACCGGAAAGGTGCTGGAGCAATCAGATGGTCAAATGGTTGCAGCAGTCAGTGTATCCAAAGCCGGTATTCATAAAACATTTACGACGCGAAATACGTTGACCCCATACAATTCCATTAATATGGAGCTTGTTGACGGTCCGTTCAGAATGTTACGAGGGATCTGGCGTTTTGTTTCCCTGGATGAGCATGCCTGCAAAATTGAGTTGGATCTGGAATTCGAATTTATGTCCCCGCTGATTGAACTGGCTTTCGGTAAGATTTTCAGAGAGCTTACAGGCGCAATGGTGCAGGCGTTCACTCAACGAGCAAAGGAGGTTTACGGTGCCTGA
- a CDS encoding SIR2 family protein, producing the protein MSEIINKIDISKIYEQDLNFLFGAGASFGLFPTLATQMKDENGNYETIETLAHYFESKNKKNLNSLLFMYYYKECIEPVMKFNWSENKGWHIDFDDRIELEVMSNYKALLFTLFSILDKKHHQEKKVNIFTTNYDSCFVEAYEELLEENKTQLNLNDGSNGFKRKVVEARNFDSIQVRKSTFDKNATIVPQVNIIHLHGSAYWRKKGESIEVQYHNNNNDRLIERFPESELKIFKSFIKKSDSKKEELKIEFSSDFDEIEKEFWVKYNKLPIVNPTKWKFYETVFEEHYYQMLRYMSYQLEKRQSTLIVFGFSFADEHIRHLVKRSLSNNYLTMYICCFDDSQLSKMKSYFAEYANVKFIKIEQNLNFSEFNNNVFSITPLV; encoded by the coding sequence ATGTCCGAAATTATAAATAAAATAGATATAAGTAAGATATACGAGCAGGATTTAAATTTTTTATTTGGTGCTGGAGCTTCATTTGGGTTGTTTCCAACATTGGCAACACAAATGAAAGATGAAAATGGCAATTATGAAACCATCGAAACGCTTGCTCATTATTTTGAATCAAAAAACAAAAAAAATTTAAACTCTCTATTGTTCATGTACTATTACAAAGAATGTATTGAGCCTGTAATGAAATTTAACTGGAGCGAAAACAAAGGTTGGCATATTGACTTTGATGATAGAATTGAATTAGAGGTAATGAGTAATTACAAAGCGCTATTATTTACACTGTTTTCTATTTTGGATAAAAAACATCATCAAGAAAAAAAGGTTAATATATTTACAACCAATTATGATTCTTGTTTTGTTGAAGCTTACGAAGAGTTGCTTGAAGAAAATAAAACTCAGTTAAATTTAAATGACGGGTCAAATGGTTTTAAGCGAAAAGTGGTCGAAGCTAGAAATTTTGATTCAATACAGGTTAGGAAAAGCACTTTTGATAAGAATGCCACTATAGTTCCTCAGGTAAACATTATTCACCTGCATGGATCTGCTTATTGGAGAAAGAAAGGTGAATCAATAGAAGTCCAATACCATAATAACAATAATGATAGATTGATTGAGCGATTTCCAGAAAGCGAATTGAAAATATTTAAATCTTTTATTAAAAAATCTGACTCAAAAAAAGAAGAGCTAAAAATTGAATTCTCCTCTGATTTTGACGAAATAGAAAAGGAATTCTGGGTTAAGTACAATAAACTTCCAATTGTTAATCCCACAAAATGGAAGTTTTATGAAACAGTATTTGAGGAGCATTACTATCAAATGCTAAGGTATATGAGTTACCAGTTAGAAAAAAGACAATCGACATTAATTGTTTTTGGTTTTTCATTTGCAGATGAACATATTAGACATTTAGTTAAAAGGTCTCTATCCAACAATTATCTTACAATGTATATATGCTGTTTTGATGATTCCCAGCTTTCAAAGATGAAAAGCTATTTTGCTGAATATGCCAATGTTAAGTTTATTAAGATCGAACAAAACTTAAACTTCAGCGAATTCAATAATAATGTTTTTTCTATTACCCCTTTGGTGTAG
- a CDS encoding integrase domain-containing protein, producing the protein MSKDKLTDSKLRTAKPEDKEYNLGDGDGLYLRIKPNGNKMWLFNYYRPDNKKRANLSFGPYPDVTLAAARERRRQARALLSENIDPQTYLQEQIAITKARDEASSNTFVKIARQWLDMKRHDVSEDYAEDTWRSLEMYILPELANKTIDLIRAPMVISLLRPLEADGKLETVRRLCQRVNEIMSYAVNHGLLDANPCADIRKVFKKPSKKHMPTIRPDELPLLMADIINGRLDATTRCQIEWSLHTLVRPNESAGTRWDEIDLESKIWTIPAERMKMDRTHRIPLTKQAIALLERMKPISGHRPHVFPSYRNPLGHIHEQTANAALKRLGYGGRLVAHGLRSLGSTTLNEQEFNPDVIEAALSHADDNEIRRAYNRSDYFEQRIKMMQWWSDHIEAAAQGWFSLGGSKGLKIVNS; encoded by the coding sequence ATGAGTAAAGACAAATTAACCGACTCCAAGCTGCGAACAGCAAAGCCGGAAGACAAAGAATACAACCTCGGTGATGGGGATGGTCTGTATCTAAGGATCAAGCCCAACGGTAACAAAATGTGGTTATTCAACTACTACCGTCCAGACAATAAAAAAAGAGCTAATTTAAGTTTTGGCCCCTACCCTGATGTTACTTTGGCGGCTGCCAGAGAGCGGCGTAGGCAAGCACGTGCGTTGTTATCTGAAAACATTGACCCACAAACCTACTTGCAAGAACAAATCGCAATTACCAAAGCCAGAGATGAGGCAAGTAGTAACACGTTCGTTAAGATTGCTAGGCAATGGCTGGATATGAAGCGCCATGATGTTTCTGAAGACTATGCAGAAGACACATGGCGTTCACTCGAAATGTATATCCTTCCAGAGCTAGCGAACAAAACCATAGATCTCATCCGTGCCCCGATGGTTATTTCTCTACTGCGACCGTTAGAAGCCGATGGCAAGCTGGAAACAGTCCGTAGGCTTTGCCAGCGTGTAAATGAAATTATGTCTTATGCCGTTAATCACGGGCTTCTCGATGCAAACCCTTGCGCTGATATTCGAAAAGTATTCAAGAAACCATCTAAAAAACACATGCCAACAATCAGACCCGATGAATTACCGCTTCTGATGGCAGACATTATCAATGGTCGTTTAGATGCCACCACCCGCTGCCAGATTGAATGGAGTCTTCATACCCTAGTCCGACCGAACGAGTCAGCCGGTACGCGATGGGATGAGATCGACTTAGAATCTAAGATATGGACTATTCCGGCAGAACGGATGAAGATGGATCGAACGCACCGGATTCCATTAACAAAACAAGCCATTGCCCTGCTTGAAAGAATGAAACCAATCAGTGGTCATCGACCCCATGTATTTCCCAGTTATCGTAATCCACTTGGTCATATTCATGAACAAACTGCAAATGCAGCATTGAAACGCCTTGGCTATGGCGGTCGACTGGTCGCTCATGGTCTGCGCTCTCTTGGAAGCACAACGCTAAACGAGCAGGAATTTAACCCTGATGTTATTGAGGCTGCGCTGTCTCATGCAGATGATAATGAGATCCGTCGGGCCTACAACCGAAGTGATTACTTTGAACAACGCATAAAAATGATGCAATGGTGGAGTGATCATATCGAGGCTGCGGCCCAAGGATGGTTCAGTCTGGGTGGCAGTAAGGGATTAAAAATAGTAAATAGTTAG
- a CDS encoding outer membrane protein assembly factor BamE → MQNRKWIAALLAGVMMSATTGCVYRIDVPQGNYVEQKQVDQLRVGMTREQVIYVMGSPMVTDQNDPNVWYYIYYLKPGWDKAERKDMRLMFKNDRLAAVSGDFRPPADFYRPL, encoded by the coding sequence ATGCAAAATCGCAAATGGATAGCGGCACTGTTAGCCGGCGTGATGATGTCAGCCACTACTGGTTGTGTCTATCGTATTGATGTTCCACAAGGTAATTATGTCGAACAGAAACAAGTGGATCAGCTTCGCGTTGGCATGACCCGCGAACAGGTAATATATGTGATGGGTAGCCCGATGGTCACCGATCAGAATGATCCAAATGTCTGGTATTACATTTATTATCTGAAACCGGGCTGGGATAAAGCAGAGCGCAAAGACATGCGCCTCATGTTTAAAAATGATCGTCTTGCTGCTGTTTCCGGTGATTTTCGTCCTCCGGCAGATTTCTACAGACCGCTCTGA
- a CDS encoding ATP-binding protein gives MSILVGEVVGVNGVTVTARLYEESNKDTLFYGGKLLKGISIREFVKIERGFKEIICLVEGEFLDEKRYEDNEEKRYYIRRVELKPIGYFEKGVFFEGIKYLPLIKDRVYLLEEERVSDIYGKPVDEDFIIGRLLKEEIPISLKWDKLFNTHIGVFGNTGSGKSNTLTKLYTTLFEHKIEQICGKSRFVVVDFNGEYATNQLVSKKYKTIYNLNTKDESDKFPLSKNEFWSLESLCILFQATANTQKPFINRIINSKDKYKSIDNSLEIYLKKTFERIFTAAQPKADSLDLVRNVASLLELDDINILLKSVGWNTTRSNFYCLFGGSTVYFNSESNGYNLVFKSKVDSLKLKTIDAFEELKLRCDLQLINDLIFGYVQYEFIQPLLKRIDASLNALKKVISVVDEEVNKKTVTIISFRKCNQSIKKVLPLLIAKHYYHPHRDNVDNPPKNTVHLIIDEAHNILSHQSTRESESWKDYRLEQFEEIIKEGRKFGFFLTLSSQRPADISPTIISQVHNFFIHRLVNERDLQLIDNSISTLDSISRNMIPNLSRGCCIVTGTSFDLPMVLQVDLLEREKQPDSEDVNLMKLWSNESNM, from the coding sequence ATGTCTATATTGGTTGGTGAGGTAGTTGGCGTAAATGGTGTAACTGTCACGGCTAGACTTTATGAGGAATCTAACAAAGATACTTTATTCTACGGTGGGAAATTATTAAAAGGTATATCAATCAGAGAGTTCGTAAAAATAGAGCGCGGATTTAAAGAAATTATTTGTCTTGTTGAGGGAGAGTTTCTTGATGAGAAACGTTATGAAGATAATGAAGAAAAGAGATATTATATTAGGAGAGTAGAGCTAAAACCAATAGGTTATTTTGAAAAGGGAGTTTTTTTCGAGGGTATCAAGTACCTGCCTCTTATCAAAGATAGAGTATATCTTCTTGAGGAAGAGAGAGTTTCAGATATTTATGGTAAACCAGTGGACGAAGATTTCATAATAGGTCGGTTATTGAAAGAAGAAATACCAATCTCTTTGAAGTGGGATAAATTATTTAATACTCATATTGGTGTTTTTGGCAATACTGGTAGTGGGAAATCAAATACGTTAACAAAGTTATATACTACTTTATTTGAACATAAAATTGAACAAATTTGCGGGAAAAGTAGGTTTGTTGTAGTGGATTTTAATGGAGAGTACGCAACCAATCAACTGGTATCTAAAAAATACAAAACCATTTACAATCTAAACACAAAAGATGAATCAGATAAATTCCCACTATCTAAAAATGAATTCTGGAGTTTGGAATCACTTTGCATTCTATTTCAGGCTACTGCCAATACTCAAAAGCCATTTATAAATAGAATAATTAACAGCAAGGATAAATATAAAAGCATAGATAATAGCTTGGAGATTTATTTAAAGAAAACATTTGAAAGAATATTTACCGCGGCGCAACCCAAGGCTGACTCATTGGATTTGGTTAGAAATGTAGCTAGTTTGTTGGAGTTGGATGATATAAACATCTTATTGAAGTCTGTTGGTTGGAACACTACTCGATCAAATTTTTATTGCTTGTTTGGTGGTTCTACGGTTTACTTTAATTCAGAATCTAATGGTTATAACTTAGTATTTAAGTCTAAAGTCGACAGCTTGAAACTAAAAACGATAGATGCTTTCGAGGAACTAAAGCTTCGTTGTGACTTGCAGCTAATTAACGATTTGATTTTTGGCTATGTTCAATATGAGTTTATTCAGCCATTATTAAAAAGAATAGACGCATCTCTAAATGCACTTAAAAAAGTTATTTCTGTGGTGGATGAAGAAGTCAATAAAAAAACTGTTACAATTATCTCATTTAGAAAGTGCAATCAAAGTATAAAGAAAGTACTCCCATTGCTAATTGCGAAGCACTATTATCATCCTCACAGGGATAATGTTGATAATCCGCCGAAAAATACAGTTCATTTGATCATTGATGAAGCGCATAATATTTTATCTCATCAGTCAACTCGTGAAAGTGAAAGCTGGAAAGACTATCGCTTAGAACAATTTGAAGAGATTATTAAAGAGGGGAGAAAGTTCGGATTTTTTCTGACTTTATCAAGTCAGCGCCCCGCAGATATTTCTCCAACTATTATTTCACAAGTGCATAACTTCTTTATCCATAGGTTAGTCAATGAGAGAGATTTACAACTTATAGATAATTCAATCAGCACATTAGATAGTATATCGAGGAATATGATACCTAACTTATCTCGTGGGTGTTGCATTGTGACAGGAACCTCATTTGATCTCCCCATGGTTCTACAGGTTGATCTGTTAGAAAGAGAAAAACAGCCAGATAGTGAGGATGTTAATTTAATGAAGTTGTGGAGCAATGAAAGCAACATGTAG
- the smpB gene encoding SsrA-binding protein SmpB: protein MSKNKTKKGGDSTIALNKKARHDYFIEDKYEAGLALQGWEVKSLRAGKAHIGDSYVLLQNGEAFLFGATITPLNVASTHVVCDPTRIRKLLLKKSELERLIGLVERQSYTLIPLSMYWSRAWVKVEIGLAKGKKEHDKREDLKEREWQRDKERMMKNKGR, encoded by the coding sequence ATGAGTAAAAATAAAACGAAAAAAGGCGGTGACAGTACCATCGCGCTGAACAAAAAAGCCCGCCACGATTATTTTATTGAAGATAAATACGAGGCTGGTCTGGCATTGCAGGGCTGGGAAGTCAAATCTCTGCGAGCAGGTAAAGCCCATATCGGCGACAGCTATGTGTTACTGCAAAATGGCGAAGCCTTCTTATTCGGGGCGACGATTACACCATTGAACGTTGCTTCTACTCACGTAGTTTGTGATCCCACCCGGATCAGAAAACTATTATTGAAGAAAAGCGAATTAGAGCGCCTGATTGGTCTGGTCGAACGCCAGAGTTACACCTTGATCCCTCTGTCTATGTACTGGAGTCGTGCCTGGGTCAAAGTTGAAATTGGTTTGGCTAAGGGTAAGAAAGAACACGACAAACGAGAAGATCTGAAAGAGCGTGAATGGCAGCGGGATAAAGAACGAATGATGAAAAACAAAGGCAGATAA
- a CDS encoding HI0074 family nucleotidyltransferase substrate-binding subunit, protein MNAQLKIDALGNALKRLEESLAFDLSQPLVVDACIQRFEFSIELTWKMLKKCLAIEGIEVNTPRESIQQAYAIHWLNDESEWLSMLKDRVLTSQTYKDDLALEIYRRLPAHFAAMMALYQLLNTRFIQ, encoded by the coding sequence ATGAACGCCCAATTAAAAATTGATGCATTAGGTAATGCATTAAAACGTCTGGAAGAATCTCTTGCCTTTGATCTTTCTCAGCCATTGGTTGTCGATGCCTGTATCCAGCGATTTGAGTTTTCTATTGAACTAACATGGAAAATGCTAAAGAAATGTTTAGCAATTGAAGGTATCGAAGTTAACACTCCACGAGAAAGTATCCAGCAGGCGTATGCAATTCATTGGTTAAATGATGAGTCTGAATGGCTAAGTATGCTGAAAGATCGCGTGCTTACATCTCAAACTTACAAAGATGATCTAGCCTTAGAAATCTACCGCCGCTTGCCCGCACATTTTGCCGCAATGATGGCGCTATACCAATTGTTGAATACACGCTTCATTCAATGA